The following are from one region of the Corylus avellana chromosome ca1, CavTom2PMs-1.0 genome:
- the LOC132183884 gene encoding probable LRR receptor-like serine/threonine-protein kinase At1g07650, whose amino-acid sequence MKIPFLSLTFCFATFALGAAVLLKDEVEALREIAKTLGKTDWNFNGDPCSGGSGWVDPVDGSKENNLTCDCSFSSGTMCHVVSIILKGQNLAGTLPPDFAGLPYLQNVTTHNRDTTCCT is encoded by the exons ATGAAGattccatttctctctctcaccttttGCTTCGCAACCTTCGCTTTGGGAGCCGCTGTACTGCTGAAGGatgaag TGGAAGCTTTACGTGAGATAGCGAAGACGTTAGGGAAGACGGACTGGAATTTCAACGGAGATCCATGCAGTGGTGGATCTGGATGGGTCGACCCAGTAGACGGATCAAAAGAGAATAATCTTACCTGTGACTGCTCCTTCTCCAGTGGAACTATGTGCCACGTTGTGAGCAT AATTCTCAAAGGACAAAATCTCGCAGGCACCCTCCCCCCAGATTTTGCCGGGTTGCCTTACCTCCAAAATGTAACTACTCATAACAGAGATACCACATGCTGTACGTAG